A region from the Rheinheimera mangrovi genome encodes:
- a CDS encoding MmcQ/YjbR family DNA-binding protein: protein MQFSDVRDYCLELMSTEEDFPFGPDFYVYKVKGKIFAILGTDQGEGRLNLKCDPDEALALRDIFPAILPGYHMNKKHWNTLRLNNTVPEQEIKRQIDQSRFLVIQSLPKVQRQTLLAE, encoded by the coding sequence ATGCAATTTTCTGATGTACGTGACTACTGCCTTGAATTGATGAGCACTGAAGAAGACTTTCCTTTTGGTCCCGATTTCTATGTCTATAAAGTAAAAGGGAAAATCTTTGCTATCCTTGGCACAGACCAAGGCGAAGGGCGGCTGAATTTAAAATGTGATCCGGATGAAGCTCTGGCATTACGTGATATTTTCCCTGCGATCCTTCCTGGTTACCATATGAATAAAAAGCACTGGAATACATTGCGTTTAAACAACACTGTGCCAGAGCAGGAAATCAAACGGCAAATAGATCAGTCCAGATTTTTGGTCATTCAATCCTTACCAAAAGTACAGAGACAGACGTTACTCGCTGAATAG
- a CDS encoding S9 family peptidase: MKAWIFLTAALLSGAAVAKTPLTIEHLNKLNKVYDVVVSPDGRYLVYGQKNGGLAPADLSADLYLVDLQQNNKVSRLTFNDDKEHSVAWSKDSSALYFIAGRSGSSQVWRLPITGGEAQQITDLPLDVDGFLVSADNSKIVLQMAAKPGCETLSCTVEAKQVKAGQQDSAMVYDQLMVRHWDTWADEFRSHLYVADLTAKKVTDAKDLLPEWNTDIAGINEVSFTPDGKNLVFSAKIPGADQAWHTNFDIFQVSLKGGEKVNLTRDNAAWDAKPSFSSDGRFMAYLAMKKPVYEADRFGLILLDMVTGQRKELAPEWDRSISDYKFGADNRTIYVTAQDTGQHGIFSINTSFGDISKVYADGTANDLNVAGNKLIFTNHSLDKPTDIYQITAETGAPTALTQINKEALADIQFAEFAQFNFPGANDETVHGYWMKPVNYKEGQKYPIAFIVHGGPQGSFGNMFNYRWNAQLWAAQGYGVVMIDFHGSTGYGQAFTDSIARDWGGKPLVDLQKGLAFITEKEKWLDGNNACALGASYGGYMMNWIAGNWPEGFKCLVNHAGLFDMPSFYGSTEELWFPEHDMGGPVWNKEGDYQKFNPSALVDNWKTPMLVIHGLKDYRVPYAQGLGAFTTLQRKGIESKLVIFPDENHWILKPRNAERWYNEVFDWMKLHTRK, translated from the coding sequence ATGAAAGCCTGGATCTTTCTCACCGCTGCTTTGTTAAGTGGTGCAGCAGTTGCAAAAACCCCGCTTACTATTGAACACTTAAATAAATTAAATAAAGTCTACGATGTAGTCGTATCCCCTGACGGTCGTTATCTGGTTTACGGCCAAAAGAATGGCGGTCTGGCTCCTGCGGATCTCAGTGCGGATTTGTATTTAGTCGACTTACAGCAAAACAATAAAGTTAGTCGTTTAACCTTTAATGATGACAAAGAACACAGCGTCGCCTGGAGCAAAGACAGTAGTGCTTTGTATTTTATCGCAGGCCGCTCAGGCAGTTCGCAGGTCTGGCGTTTACCAATAACAGGTGGCGAAGCGCAGCAAATCACAGATTTGCCTTTGGATGTCGATGGTTTTTTAGTTTCAGCGGACAACAGCAAAATTGTACTGCAAATGGCCGCTAAGCCAGGTTGTGAAACTTTATCCTGCACTGTAGAAGCCAAACAAGTCAAAGCAGGTCAGCAGGACAGTGCCATGGTCTACGATCAGTTGATGGTCAGGCATTGGGATACCTGGGCAGATGAATTCAGAAGTCATTTGTATGTCGCCGATTTAACCGCTAAGAAAGTGACAGACGCTAAGGATTTATTGCCAGAATGGAATACAGACATAGCGGGCATCAACGAAGTGTCTTTTACTCCTGACGGTAAAAACCTGGTGTTCAGTGCCAAAATCCCAGGTGCAGACCAGGCCTGGCACACCAATTTTGATATATTCCAGGTGTCGCTCAAAGGTGGGGAAAAAGTTAACTTAACCCGAGATAACGCCGCATGGGATGCCAAACCGTCCTTCTCCAGCGACGGTCGTTTTATGGCCTATTTAGCCATGAAAAAACCAGTGTACGAGGCGGATCGTTTTGGTTTGATTTTATTGGATATGGTCACTGGTCAGCGCAAAGAACTGGCGCCAGAGTGGGACAGATCCATCAGCGACTATAAATTTGGTGCGGACAACAGAACCATTTATGTCACAGCGCAGGACACTGGCCAGCATGGTATTTTCTCTATTAACACCAGCTTTGGTGATATCAGCAAAGTTTATGCTGACGGCACTGCCAATGACTTAAATGTCGCTGGCAACAAACTGATTTTTACCAATCACAGTCTGGACAAACCTACAGATATTTATCAGATCACTGCTGAAACCGGCGCGCCTACGGCCTTAACTCAAATCAACAAAGAGGCTTTGGCTGATATTCAGTTTGCTGAATTTGCTCAGTTTAATTTCCCCGGAGCCAATGACGAAACAGTGCATGGCTACTGGATGAAACCCGTCAATTACAAAGAAGGCCAGAAATACCCGATCGCCTTTATCGTACACGGTGGTCCACAAGGCAGCTTTGGCAATATGTTTAACTATCGCTGGAATGCGCAGTTATGGGCAGCTCAGGGGTATGGCGTGGTGATGATCGACTTCCACGGCTCTACCGGCTATGGTCAGGCATTTACCGACTCTATTGCCCGTGACTGGGGTGGTAAGCCATTGGTTGATTTACAAAAAGGCTTGGCTTTTATTACCGAAAAAGAAAAATGGCTGGATGGTAATAACGCCTGTGCTTTAGGTGCGTCGTACGGCGGTTACATGATGAACTGGATTGCTGGCAATTGGCCTGAAGGCTTTAAATGTCTGGTTAACCATGCCGGTTTATTTGATATGCCAAGCTTCTACGGTAGCACTGAAGAGTTATGGTTCCCTGAGCACGATATGGGGGGGCCAGTGTGGAACAAAGAGGGTGATTATCAGAAGTTTAATCCGTCAGCTTTGGTCGATAACTGGAAAACACCTATGCTGGTGATCCATGGCTTAAAAGACTACCGTGTGCCTTACGCTCAGGGTTTAGGTGCTTTCACCACGCTACAGCGTAAGGGTATTGAATCCAAACTGGTGATTTTCCCGGATGAAAACCACTGGATTTTAAAACCGCGTAATGCTGAGCGTTGGTACAACGAAGTTTTTGACTGGATGAAATTACATACCCGCAAATAA
- a CDS encoding fumarate hydratase: MTVIRQQDFIDSIEDALQYISFYHPLDFVQALEKAYHKEQNQAAKDAIAQILINSRMSAEGNRPICQDTGIVTCFVKIGMDVKWDKTDMTVQQMVDEGTRRAYLNPHNPLRASIVADPAGARKNTQDNTPSVVHIDMIPGHHVEVAIAAKGGGSENKTKMVMLNPSDSVVEWVLETLPKMGAGWCPPGMLGIGIGGTAEKAAVLAKEALMEPVDIQDLLEKGAETADEKLRVELYDKVNKLGIGAQGLGGLTTVVDVKIKSVATHAASKPVVMIPNCAATRHVHFHLDGSGPAVLTPPKLEDWPEVTWELGANVRRVNLDTVTPADVLDWKAGETVLLSGKMLTGRDAAHKRIADMLAKGEALPEGVDFKNRFIYYVGPVDAVGSEVVGPAGPTTATRMDKFTDMMLGQTGLLGMIGKSERGDKTVESIKEHKAVYLMAVGGAAYLVSKAIKKSRVVAFADLGMEAIYEFDVEDMPVTVAVDSQGNNVHKQGPAIWKVKIAELANN; encoded by the coding sequence ATGACCGTCATTCGCCAGCAAGACTTTATCGACAGCATCGAAGATGCACTGCAGTACATCTCTTTTTATCATCCGCTGGATTTTGTCCAGGCTCTGGAAAAGGCCTATCACAAAGAACAAAACCAGGCGGCCAAAGACGCTATAGCGCAAATTCTGATTAACTCCCGTATGTCGGCCGAAGGCAACAGACCTATCTGTCAGGACACTGGTATTGTCACTTGTTTTGTGAAAATAGGTATGGATGTCAAATGGGATAAAACCGATATGACAGTGCAGCAAATGGTGGATGAAGGCACACGCCGTGCTTATCTGAACCCACATAACCCGCTGCGTGCTTCTATTGTGGCTGACCCTGCAGGTGCCCGCAAAAATACCCAGGACAACACACCTTCTGTAGTGCATATCGATATGATCCCGGGTCACCATGTTGAAGTGGCTATTGCGGCTAAAGGCGGCGGCAGTGAAAACAAAACCAAAATGGTGATGCTCAACCCATCAGACTCAGTGGTTGAATGGGTGCTGGAAACCTTACCAAAAATGGGCGCTGGCTGGTGTCCGCCAGGCATGTTAGGCATAGGTATTGGCGGCACGGCTGAAAAAGCTGCAGTGCTTGCCAAAGAGGCCCTGATGGAACCTGTAGATATTCAGGACCTGCTGGAAAAAGGCGCTGAAACTGCCGATGAAAAGCTGCGGGTTGAACTGTACGACAAAGTGAACAAACTGGGTATTGGTGCTCAGGGTTTAGGTGGTTTAACCACAGTGGTGGATGTCAAAATCAAATCTGTCGCCACTCATGCTGCTTCAAAGCCAGTAGTGATGATCCCAAACTGTGCCGCGACCCGTCACGTGCATTTTCATTTAGATGGTTCAGGTCCTGCGGTGTTAACGCCTCCTAAGCTGGAAGACTGGCCTGAAGTGACCTGGGAGCTGGGTGCCAATGTACGTCGTGTCAATTTAGATACTGTGACTCCTGCTGATGTGCTGGACTGGAAAGCGGGCGAAACCGTTTTATTGTCAGGCAAAATGTTGACGGGCCGTGATGCTGCACATAAACGTATTGCCGACATGCTGGCTAAAGGTGAAGCTTTACCTGAAGGCGTTGATTTTAAGAACCGCTTTATTTATTACGTCGGCCCTGTGGATGCAGTAGGTTCTGAAGTGGTAGGCCCAGCAGGCCCAACCACAGCGACCCGAATGGATAAGTTCACAGATATGATGTTAGGCCAAACTGGTCTGCTTGGCATGATTGGTAAGTCTGAGCGTGGCGACAAAACCGTTGAAAGTATTAAAGAGCACAAAGCAGTGTACTTAATGGCGGTTGGCGGTGCGGCGTATTTAGTCTCCAAAGCTATTAAAAAGTCCCGTGTTGTCGCTTTTGCCGACTTAGGTATGGAAGCGATTTACGAGTTTGACGTAGAGGACATGCCAGTGACTGTGGCGGTTGACAGTCAGGGAAATAACGTGCATAAACAAGGACCTGCTATTTGGAAAGTGAAGATAGCTGAACTTGCCAATAACTAA
- the pabB gene encoding aminodeoxychorismate synthase component I, producing MSQYLKLDAKTPHLLEYFAAIAAEPWAMLLDSAASHHVNSRFDILVARPVATLVYQQGQLTQTEQGQSQLLQMDPFGALQQLTSRYFPDKPKLSDTPDLPFVGGALGYFGYDLGSVIEPVPQAADTGALLPDMAVGIYLWALILDKQQQQLWYADYRGDAASHWPQTSELFTAAAQTVAFELTSDWQANMDKAGYSQKFEQVQNYLQSGDCYQINLAQRFEASYSGDEWQAYLTLRSKNAAPFSAFLRLPQGAVLSLSPERFLQLKAGQVETKPIKGTRPRFADAQLDKQSAEELQRAPKDRAENVMIVDLLRNDLGKHCVPGTVKVPALFAIESFPAVHHLVSTITGTLSPNADACDLLRGAFPGGSITGAPKVRAMQIIAELEPNSRSVYCGAVGYINSSGDMDTNIAIRTLVMAQGKAFCWAGGGIVADSEVNAEYEETFHKVNKILPLLTQVSRSASTD from the coding sequence ATGTCACAGTATTTAAAGTTAGATGCCAAAACGCCGCATCTGCTGGAGTATTTTGCTGCTATAGCAGCAGAGCCATGGGCCATGTTGCTCGACTCAGCCGCCAGCCATCACGTCAATAGTCGTTTTGATATTCTGGTGGCTCGCCCTGTCGCGACCCTGGTCTATCAGCAAGGTCAGTTAACGCAAACAGAACAAGGCCAAAGCCAACTGCTGCAAATGGACCCTTTTGGTGCACTGCAGCAACTAACCAGCCGTTATTTTCCGGATAAACCAAAGTTATCAGATACCCCTGATTTACCTTTTGTCGGCGGCGCTTTAGGTTATTTTGGCTATGACCTGGGTTCTGTGATTGAACCTGTGCCACAAGCCGCAGATACAGGAGCTTTGTTGCCTGATATGGCGGTGGGGATTTACCTCTGGGCGCTGATTCTGGATAAACAACAGCAGCAACTTTGGTATGCAGATTACCGCGGTGATGCAGCAAGCCACTGGCCACAAACCAGCGAGCTTTTTACTGCAGCAGCACAGACCGTAGCTTTTGAATTAACCTCTGACTGGCAGGCCAATATGGACAAGGCCGGTTATAGCCAGAAGTTTGAGCAGGTACAAAACTACCTGCAAAGTGGCGATTGTTATCAAATTAATTTAGCCCAGCGTTTTGAAGCCAGTTACAGTGGTGATGAATGGCAAGCTTATTTAACCTTGCGCAGTAAAAATGCCGCCCCTTTTTCAGCCTTTTTGCGTTTACCACAAGGCGCGGTGTTAAGTTTATCACCGGAGCGTTTTTTACAACTCAAAGCAGGTCAGGTCGAAACCAAACCTATTAAAGGCACCAGACCCCGTTTTGCTGATGCACAACTTGATAAGCAAAGTGCAGAAGAGCTGCAAAGAGCCCCAAAAGACAGGGCTGAAAATGTCATGATTGTGGATTTACTGCGAAACGATTTGGGCAAACATTGTGTACCAGGCACAGTCAAAGTCCCGGCTTTGTTTGCTATTGAATCTTTCCCTGCAGTACATCATCTGGTCAGCACTATTACAGGCACTTTAAGCCCTAATGCCGATGCCTGTGATTTATTGCGCGGCGCTTTTCCGGGTGGATCTATCACAGGAGCCCCTAAAGTGCGGGCTATGCAAATTATTGCCGAATTAGAACCCAACAGCCGCTCTGTGTATTGTGGTGCAGTGGGTTACATTAACAGCAGCGGCGATATGGATACCAATATTGCTATCCGTACTTTGGTGATGGCCCAAGGCAAAGCCTTTTGCTGGGCTGGTGGAGGCATAGTAGCTGATTCAGAAGTGAATGCTGAATACGAAGAAACCTTTCATAAGGTGAATAAGATTTTGCCATTGCTGACTCAGGTAAGTCGCTCGGCATCCACGGACTAA
- a CDS encoding NUDIX hydrolase: MNRQQFLQRFFLQPARQSVLLQVEKSKAAAVLVVLRQHEDELQLLLTKRSSELRHHPGQISFPGGKIEADEQSHQAALRETYEETGIAPKQLQLIGQLPSYATGTGFLIHPWIAFLTEEVELQLQLSEVESAFWLPLPFVFDPQNTHSEYFSMHGQSHLMHFMPYGPHLIWGATAAILFSLKQQLHY, translated from the coding sequence ATGAACCGGCAGCAGTTTTTACAACGTTTTTTCCTTCAGCCAGCCAGGCAGTCTGTGTTGCTGCAGGTGGAAAAAAGTAAAGCTGCAGCTGTGTTAGTGGTGTTGCGGCAACACGAAGACGAACTGCAGTTATTATTGACCAAACGCAGCTCTGAGTTACGCCATCATCCGGGCCAAATCAGTTTTCCGGGTGGCAAAATTGAAGCCGATGAACAAAGCCATCAGGCAGCGCTACGCGAAACCTATGAAGAAACCGGTATAGCGCCAAAACAGCTGCAACTGATTGGGCAATTGCCCAGTTATGCCACTGGCACAGGTTTTTTAATTCACCCCTGGATCGCCTTTTTAACCGAAGAAGTTGAGCTGCAATTGCAGTTGTCTGAAGTTGAATCGGCGTTTTGGCTGCCTTTGCCTTTTGTATTTGATCCACAAAACACCCACAGCGAGTATTTTTCGATGCATGGGCAGTCTCACTTAATGCATTTTATGCCTTATGGTCCACATCTGATTTGGGGAGCAACGGCAGCTATCCTCTTTTCACTCAAACAGCAGCTACATTATTAA
- a CDS encoding L-serine ammonia-lyase produces the protein MIISAFDMFSIGIGPSSSHTVGPMRAAKKFCENLQAMGLFEQVTSVKAELFGSLGQTGIGHGTGKAVILGLSGFLPENIEPDAIPGLLKKVDESQTIQLDQQRSVAFPREGAIVFHRRKTLKEHSNGMELIAYAGHEVLFSEIYFSIGGGFIVKAEDFAKEKEAASQFAADNPPPFPFESGAELMKLCKENGLSIAGLMMENEKVLRSEQQIQDELGKIWQTMYDCVQRGIRTEGILPGGLKVKRRAPALHKRLMAEKSSDPLQVMDWVNLFALAVNEENAAGGRVVTAPTNGAAGIIPAVLMYYDKYIQPVTPDIYCRYLLTAAAIGILYKKNASISGAEVGCQGEVGVACSMAAGALTEILGGSVDHVENAAEIGMEHNLGLTCDPVGGLVQVPCIERNAMGSIKAINASRLALRGTGEHKVSLDKVIKTMWDTGRDMQSKYKETSRGGLAVNIIEC, from the coding sequence ATGATTATTAGTGCTTTTGATATGTTTAGCATTGGTATTGGCCCATCCAGTTCTCACACCGTAGGCCCAATGCGTGCTGCCAAAAAATTCTGTGAAAACCTGCAAGCCATGGGTTTATTTGAGCAGGTCACCAGCGTCAAAGCTGAGCTGTTTGGTTCCTTAGGTCAAACCGGTATTGGCCACGGCACAGGCAAAGCGGTGATTTTAGGTTTATCCGGCTTTTTACCAGAAAACATCGAACCCGATGCTATCCCTGGTTTATTAAAGAAAGTGGATGAAAGCCAGACTATACAGCTGGATCAACAACGCTCTGTCGCTTTCCCACGCGAAGGCGCCATTGTTTTTCATCGCCGTAAAACCTTAAAAGAGCATTCCAACGGCATGGAATTGATTGCCTATGCTGGTCATGAAGTGCTGTTTAGCGAAATTTATTTTTCTATTGGTGGTGGTTTTATTGTCAAAGCCGAAGACTTTGCCAAAGAAAAAGAAGCCGCCAGCCAGTTTGCTGCCGATAATCCGCCACCATTCCCATTTGAAAGTGGTGCTGAGCTGATGAAGCTGTGCAAAGAAAACGGTTTATCCATCGCAGGTTTGATGATGGAAAACGAGAAGGTGCTGCGCAGTGAACAACAAATTCAGGACGAGCTGGGCAAAATCTGGCAAACCATGTACGACTGCGTACAACGGGGTATTCGTACTGAGGGCATTTTACCTGGTGGCTTAAAAGTAAAACGCCGCGCCCCTGCCCTGCATAAACGATTAATGGCAGAAAAAAGCTCAGATCCTCTGCAAGTGATGGACTGGGTGAATTTGTTTGCTTTGGCAGTGAACGAAGAAAATGCCGCTGGTGGCCGCGTAGTCACAGCACCAACCAATGGTGCAGCCGGTATTATTCCTGCAGTCTTGATGTATTACGACAAATACATTCAGCCTGTGACGCCTGATATCTATTGCCGCTACCTGCTCACGGCAGCTGCTATAGGTATTTTGTATAAAAAGAATGCATCGATTTCTGGCGCTGAAGTAGGTTGTCAGGGTGAAGTGGGTGTGGCCTGTTCTATGGCTGCCGGTGCTTTAACCGAAATTTTAGGTGGCTCTGTTGATCATGTGGAGAACGCCGCCGAAATTGGTATGGAGCACAACTTAGGTTTAACTTGTGATCCGGTGGGCGGTTTGGTCCAGGTGCCTTGTATTGAGCGTAATGCCATGGGTTCTATTAAAGCTATCAACGCATCACGTTTAGCTTTGCGTGGCACAGGCGAACACAAAGTATCGCTGGATAAAGTCATTAAAACCATGTGGGATACAGGCCGTGATATGCAAAGCAAATACAAAGAAACGTCGCGTGGTGGGTTAGCCGTCAACATCATCGAATGTTAA
- a CDS encoding efflux RND transporter permease subunit translates to MQQLDQTHKGWLAWFARNSVASNLLMVILLLAGIASVFTIKKQTFPEIQLEQVTIRVAYLGAAPQEVEEGIVDKIEESLRSLNGIKKIRSTAVEGMATVSVEIQSGYDIQEVMNEIKMQVDSISSFPEQTERPVVYNTKFQSNVLWLSVYGDTDQRGLKEFAKDVRDELKKLPGVSKVEVVGALGYEVSIEVSEHKLREYGLTFDQMVAAVRGSSVDLPGGSIKADNGNILLRAKGQAYRQQDFADIVLINRADGTRLLLGDIAKIKDGFVEMESYSTFNGKPSVSIKVDAVGEDNTLKIAAAVKDYVVKKKTDLPDSMNIDYWGDSSYYLQGRLDLMTDNMLMGALLVLISLTLFLEFRVAFWVMVGIPVCFLGTIALMPLSMFDVSINMISLFGFILVLGILVDDAIIIGESAYTEIEKYGKSAETVIRGAQRVAMPATFGVMTTIAAFIPMLMVGGPQGPIWESIAWVVILCLIFSMVESKFILPAHLIAMDSKPWDQHRKGLFYGLGRSCSNGLKFVRLKVSGATDSFVFGRYKRAIEWCIEYRYITATSFFAMMVLMIGLMAGGHVRWVFFPNIPSDFINANLTMMEGSSGKATVQAMQQLEAALVKTNQQIVAKGEEGLMKHRLTFTQSDTSGQFVIELEKSEGRTIDANEFVRLWREQIPEIAGVKTLQIFSSTSGGGGGDISFQLKSKELDQLRLATEELKTAMLEYQGVYDLQDSISGGNDEIVLKIKPQAEALGITLSDLATQVRHGFYGAEAQRIQRDGEEVKVMVRYPKEERRSVGNLENMKIRTSTGAEVPFSQVAEYKAQPSYSAINRVDGERSVTISASVDKALAEPMKITKELQEKVLPKLAQKYGIETALEGASLEEADAMTDLAMGFLLALFVIYALLAIPLKSYTQPLIIMSVIPFGLIGAILGHMLLGLSVSIMSLFGLIALAGVVVNDSLVMVDFVNESRRNGMPLKEAVVGAGTRRFRPIMLTSLTTFLGLAPIVLEKSLQAQIVVPMAVSLAYGILFATVITLILIPALYVILDDFLGLFRSKTPEDSSYPIDELPLQK, encoded by the coding sequence ATGCAGCAGTTGGATCAAACCCATAAAGGCTGGTTGGCCTGGTTTGCCCGCAACAGCGTGGCATCTAACTTATTGATGGTGATTTTACTCCTCGCTGGTATTGCCAGTGTATTCACCATCAAAAAACAAACTTTCCCTGAAATTCAGCTGGAGCAAGTGACCATTCGGGTGGCTTATTTAGGTGCCGCGCCGCAAGAGGTTGAAGAGGGGATAGTCGACAAAATTGAAGAATCACTACGCAGCCTCAACGGCATCAAAAAAATCCGTTCCACCGCTGTAGAGGGGATGGCAACTGTCAGTGTTGAAATTCAGTCTGGTTACGACATTCAGGAAGTGATGAACGAAATTAAGATGCAGGTGGATTCCATCTCGTCTTTTCCTGAACAAACGGAACGGCCTGTGGTGTACAACACCAAATTTCAGAGCAATGTATTGTGGTTGTCTGTCTACGGTGATACCGATCAGCGTGGCTTGAAAGAGTTTGCCAAAGATGTTCGGGATGAGCTGAAAAAGCTGCCCGGCGTGAGTAAAGTAGAAGTAGTGGGAGCCTTAGGCTACGAAGTATCTATTGAAGTGTCTGAGCACAAACTGCGCGAATACGGCCTTACCTTTGATCAAATGGTGGCCGCAGTGCGTGGCAGCTCAGTCGATTTGCCGGGAGGGTCCATTAAAGCCGACAACGGCAATATCTTATTACGTGCCAAAGGCCAGGCGTATCGTCAACAGGACTTTGCCGACATAGTGCTGATTAACAGAGCAGATGGTACCCGTTTGCTACTGGGCGACATTGCCAAAATTAAAGATGGTTTTGTCGAAATGGAATCGTACTCTACGTTCAATGGCAAGCCTTCAGTTTCGATAAAGGTTGATGCTGTAGGTGAAGATAACACCTTAAAAATTGCTGCTGCGGTCAAAGACTATGTCGTGAAGAAAAAGACAGATTTACCTGACAGCATGAACATAGATTATTGGGGAGATTCCAGTTATTACCTGCAAGGCAGGCTGGACTTGATGACAGACAATATGTTGATGGGCGCTTTGCTGGTGCTTATCAGTTTAACCTTGTTCCTGGAGTTTCGAGTCGCCTTTTGGGTGATGGTGGGTATTCCGGTCTGCTTCTTGGGCACTATAGCGCTGATGCCTTTGTCGATGTTTGATGTCTCTATCAATATGATCAGTTTGTTCGGCTTTATTCTGGTACTGGGCATTTTGGTGGACGATGCCATTATCATAGGGGAAAGCGCCTACACAGAAATAGAGAAATACGGCAAATCGGCCGAGACTGTGATCCGAGGCGCCCAACGTGTGGCTATGCCTGCAACTTTTGGTGTAATGACCACTATCGCAGCCTTTATTCCTATGCTGATGGTGGGGGGGCCGCAAGGGCCTATCTGGGAATCTATCGCCTGGGTAGTTATTTTATGTCTGATTTTCTCCATGGTGGAATCCAAGTTTATTTTGCCTGCTCACTTAATAGCGATGGACAGCAAGCCTTGGGATCAGCATAGAAAAGGCTTGTTCTATGGTTTAGGCCGTTCCTGCAGCAATGGTTTGAAATTTGTCCGGCTGAAAGTATCTGGCGCGACAGACAGCTTTGTATTTGGCCGTTATAAAAGAGCTATCGAATGGTGTATTGAATACCGCTATATCACCGCCACCAGTTTTTTCGCCATGATGGTGCTGATGATTGGCTTAATGGCAGGTGGTCATGTGCGTTGGGTGTTTTTCCCTAATATTCCAAGCGACTTTATCAACGCTAATTTAACCATGATGGAAGGCTCATCCGGCAAGGCTACAGTGCAGGCGATGCAACAATTGGAAGCGGCTCTGGTGAAAACCAATCAACAGATCGTGGCCAAAGGTGAAGAAGGCTTAATGAAACACCGCCTGACCTTTACTCAGTCTGATACCAGTGGCCAGTTTGTGATTGAGCTGGAAAAAAGTGAGGGTCGTACTATAGACGCCAATGAATTTGTGCGTTTGTGGCGTGAGCAAATACCAGAAATTGCCGGTGTAAAAACACTGCAAATTTTTTCCTCGACCAGTGGCGGTGGTGGTGGTGATATTTCGTTTCAGCTCAAAAGCAAAGAGCTTGACCAATTACGTTTAGCCACTGAAGAGCTTAAAACGGCCATGCTGGAGTATCAGGGCGTTTATGATCTCCAAGACAGTATTAGCGGCGGTAACGACGAAATAGTGCTGAAAATTAAACCTCAAGCGGAGGCGTTGGGTATTACGTTATCGGATTTAGCCACACAAGTGCGGCATGGTTTTTACGGTGCTGAAGCGCAGCGTATTCAGCGTGATGGCGAAGAAGTGAAAGTGATGGTGCGCTATCCAAAAGAAGAGCGTCGCTCAGTTGGTAATCTGGAGAATATGAAAATCCGCACTTCGACAGGCGCCGAAGTACCGTTTTCTCAGGTGGCTGAATACAAAGCGCAACCAAGTTATTCGGCCATCAACAGGGTGGATGGCGAACGTTCTGTCACTATCAGTGCTTCAGTGGATAAAGCTTTAGCTGAACCCATGAAAATCACCAAAGAGTTGCAGGAGAAAGTGCTGCCGAAACTTGCGCAAAAATATGGTATTGAAACTGCGCTGGAAGGGGCAAGTCTGGAGGAAGCTGATGCAATGACTGACTTAGCCATGGGTTTCCTGCTGGCGTTGTTTGTTATTTATGCACTGCTGGCGATCCCTTTGAAGTCCTACACTCAGCCACTGATCATTATGTCGGTGATCCCTTTTGGTTTAATTGGTGCCATTTTAGGCCATATGCTGCTGGGGTTAAGTGTTAGCATCATGTCTTTGTTTGGCCTGATTGCGCTGGCTGGTGTGGTCGTCAATGACTCCTTAGTAATGGTGGATTTTGTTAATGAATCTCGTCGCAACGGGATGCCACTAAAAGAAGCTGTTGTTGGGGCCGGAACCCGTCGGTTCCGACCTATTATGCTGACCTCTTTAACTACTTTCTTAGGTTTGGCGCCTATAGTGCTGGAAAAAAGCCTGCAAGCACAAATTGTAGTGCCTATGGCTGTATCTTTGGCCTACGGTATTTTATTTGCAACTGTGATTACCTTGATTTTAATCCCGGCTCTGTATGTGATTTTGGATGACTTTCTGGGGTTGTTCAGAAGTAAAACACCGGAAGACAGCAGTTATCCAATTGACGAGTTACCACTGCAGAAGTGA